A genomic window from Xyrauchen texanus isolate HMW12.3.18 chromosome 15, RBS_HiC_50CHRs, whole genome shotgun sequence includes:
- the LOC127656332 gene encoding ribonuclease P protein subunit p25-like protein, whose product MENYRKARTVEQPCLSPFQDLPSDTPEVWVKDGSKIRNLMRFALSRMEEKGASAEHTATQEDSETTTGSGEKLSRQIVFTGVGQSVAKAITCVEIMKRRVHGLHQHTKLAYRTVQEVWEPLEPEAGLESLTVSRNVPSVWVLLSKDSLDRNQPGYQAPGSFDALWAQALKEEAAGQKHGQRRKRENTGVGRGEGAGRGKGPRQSRGPGQRGKARKPLGRAGGGQN is encoded by the coding sequence ATGGAGAACTACAGGAAAGCACGTACTGTAGAGCAGCCCTGCCTGTCTCCATTCCAAGACCTGCCCAGTGACACCCCTGAAGTTTGGGTGAAAGACGGCAGCAAAATCCGCAACCTGATGAGGTTTGCTTTAAGCCGAATGGAGGAGAAGGGGGCTTCAGCAGAACACACAGCCACTCAAGAAGATTCAGAGACAACCACTGGTTCAGGTGAGAAGCTGAGCCGGCAGATCGTGTTCACTGGTGTGGGACAAAGTGTAGCCAAAGCCATCACGTGCGTGGAGATCATGAAACGGCGTGTACATGGACTACATCAGCACACCAAATTGGCCTACCGAACCGTCCAGGAGGTTTGGGAGCCCCTGGAGCCTGAGGCAGGTTTGGAGAGTCTCACCGTCAGCAGAAATGTACCCAGTGTATGGGTACTGCTTTCCAAAGATTCTCTTGACAGGAACCAGCCAGGCTACCAAGCACCAGGTTCATTTGATGCCTTGTGGGCACAGGCTCTCAAAGAGGAAGCTGCAGGCCAGAAACATGGAcagaggaggaagagagaaaatACAGGGGTTGGAAGGGGTGAAGGGGCTGGCAGAGGAAAGGGCCCACGGCAAAGCCGAGGGCCGGGACAACGTGGGAAGGCACGTAAACCTCTTGGTCGTGCAGGTGGAGGGCAGAATTAA
- the LOC127656399 gene encoding uncharacterized protein LOC127656399, with protein sequence MFAILLIASLFGQGLTIVSYGNDFITAFPENIGYFYPLNSTEIIRVTALHSDTHFKVTYRGTEKTITIAQSGETSAVTMQGSFEINQLNQYDRSVRITSDKNITVVSYSCRENSVQTNVVQPTTNLGTNYSIPSLDYTELLGSFTQFMSASGSVRYSTFKLLIINAVGNENKITLFKKTETDIEEETLSLEGYQHFQVLTSGSVVRVESSHEIAVILTHPCAETAACACNMVMNQILPTKFQGQNFVVPSILNAALTELLVATDQNTSSLFYNSNQLQPINNSSMLLPFPYLQTASQYLTASENVSLRLLSPGLIMELIPENMFSACYLLQFFSSTGWAFVIAETDSKDDVYLQYSPLSAQWTEIAGTKYSSARVNINYQTAVIWHRTSRIAVYMLDSKNTIVFGGPAISINERPDFYGCVVKPGQFLVGNEKMTWLESREYCMTTTNQFACPINEDMLKDMTNTLSSQQEQVWIGLRRSLLTTELYWQDESQNSPPVKYVNWASNNPQNFWRGMCMSMDPENEFKWKNARCCNKKLPICYRRPNYLTLSQIITSSW encoded by the exons ATGTTTGCTATTTTGCTGATTGCATCATTGTTTGGCCAAG GTCTGACAATAGTGAGCTACGGAAACGACTTCATCACTGCATTTCCAGAAAACATAGGTTACTTCTATCCACTCAATTCCACGGAAATTATAAGAGTCACTGCCCTTCATAGTGACACACATTTTAAAGTCACCTACAGAGGCACAGAGAAGACAATAACTATCGCACAGTCAGGGGAGACCAGCGCTGTGACAATGCAAGGAagttttgaaataaatcaactaaaTCAGTACGATAGATCTGTCCGAATTACCAGTGATAAAAATATCACAGTGGTTTCTTATAGTTGTCGGGAAAACAGTGTCCAGACAAATGTTGTTCAGCCCACTACAAATCTCGGAACAAACTATTCGATCCCTTCCCTGGACTACACGGAGTTGCTTGGATCATTCACCCAGTTTATGTCAGCCAGTGGATCAGTGAGATACAGCACATTCAAGTTGCTCATTATCAATGCAGTGGGCAATgaaaacaaaatcacattattCAAGAAAACAGAGACGGACATTGAAGAAGAGACATTGAGCCTTGAGGGCTACCAGCATTTCCAGGTTTTGACCAGTGGTTCTGTGGTGAGGGTTGAATCAAGCCATGAAATAGCTGTGATACTGACCCACCCCTGTGCAGAGACTGCAGCCTGTGCATGTAACATGGTAATGAATCAGATTCTTCCCACAAAATTTCAAGGTCAAAATTTTGTTGTGCCCTCCATCTTGAACGCAGCTCTGACCGAGTTACTTGTGGCAACGGATCAAAACACATCCTCACTATTTTATAACAGCAATCAATTACAGCCTATCAATAATTCCTCAATGCTCCTGCCATTTCCGTATCTGCAGACTGCATCTCAGTACTTAACTGCTTCAGAAAACGTGTCCCTCAGACTTCTGAGTCCAGGCCTCATCATGGAATTGATCCCAGAAAACATGTTCTCTGCTTGCTACCTGCTGCAGTTCTTCTCAAGTACAGGTTGGGCCTTTGTGATAGCTGAAACAGACAGCAAAGATgatgtttatttacagtatagtCCACTTTCGGCTCAATGGACCGAAATTGCAGGCACAAAGTACTCTTCGGCTAGAGTAAATATAAACTACCAAACAGCTGTCATCTGGCATCGAACATCAAGGATTGCCGTTTATATGCTGGACAGTAAAAACACAATAGTTTTTGGAGGTCCAGCTATATCTATAAATGAAAGACCAG ATTTTTATGGCTGTGTGGTGAAGCCTGGACAGTTCCTAGTTGGAAATGAAAAAATGACTTGGCTTGAGTCCCGTGAGTACTGCATGACTACCACAAATCAGTTCGCTTGCCCCATAAATGAGGATATGCTGAAGGATATGACCAATACCCTGAGCTCACAGCAGGAGCAAGTCTGGATCGGTCTACGCCGGAGTCTTCTCACTACAGAGTTGTACTGGCAGGATGAGAGTCAAAACTCACCCCCTGTGAAGTATGTGAACTGGGCCAGCAATAATCCACAGAATTTTTGGAGGGGCATGTGTATGTCCATGGATCCAGAAAATGAATTCAAATGGAAAAATGCTCGCTGCTGTAATAAAAAGCTGCCTATATGCTACAGAAGGCCTAACTATTTAACTCTGTCACAAATCATTACTTCTAGTTGGTAA
- the LOC127656215 gene encoding CKLF-like MARVEL transmembrane domain-containing protein 7, whose protein sequence is MSHTVVTTTTTTSPSDGGFCNIGYARSFQGLLKIGQVVILLIAFLCVHCEKRWTDYSAFRYFEVVTVWFLIVFLFFFLMYVMRLQSKIACINWTLTEFLHYAVGGILVFIASIVAAVKSHGISALVAGSVFGFMATFLIAISIWTSYKVTCGSQPTGAAV, encoded by the exons ATGTCTCACACTGTTGTAACTACTACAACTACTACATCACCATCGGATGGAGGATTTTGCAACATCGGTTATGCGCGTTCATTTCAAGGACTACTGAAAATTGGGCAAGTG GTAATCCTTCTGATTGCCTTCCTATGTGTGCACTGTGAAAAGCGATGGACCGATTACTCTGCATTTCGGTACTTTGAGGTGGTCACCGTGTGGTTCCTCATTGTCTTCCTCTTCTTTTTCTTGATGTACGTGATGAGACTTCAAAGCAAAATTGCATGCATTAATTGGACATTGACG GAGTTTTTACATTATGCTGTGGGAGGGATCCTGGTCTTTATTGCCTCTATAGTTGCGGCTGTGAAGAGTCATGGGATCTCAGCTTTAGTCGCTGGATCT GTGTTTGGTTTTATGGCTACTTTTCTCATTGCAATCAGTATATGGACCTCTTATAAGGTCACTTGTGGCTCTCAACCAACTG GTGCTGCCGTGTAA
- the LOC127656403 gene encoding uncharacterized protein LOC127656403, which yields MAVILAVLMTICMFSPGLSIDSRGTSFITAFPENVAYYYKKSFNQLKITSLHEYTEVTVYMGEMRKKVINESGKTWILNFTKDFEEYRLTSSNMSVRITSDKNITVLSVSGWWGRFQSHVVQPDQNLGTAYQVPTLNYTKLVASFSDVTNTEVRYNSFRLLVINAENKDNNVTFKRVKESGEEIENTTTLEPYDIFQLRSNGEVKEIKATSKVAVLLTHPCVITQNPCSCNMVLHQLHHSNITGNQDGKETFYLPFTSNILQLLLTTSQTVNINNGSMFSVEIQGPVSSDILPSFPIISMGFMYNIDKPVSLQLISPGLILDLIPKSKFAACFLVHHHPSGSGALVIANKSEQDGVRKNQQPLSSDWKDMGGSESQFSWTVLHLTESSTIWHITSKIAVYMIDRWNSDGNMPVYGSSAITINADPDPNGCMVTPEMYIVGTDEMSWSKSHQYCFNKFDQFARVISTENKTKFVTNMTMLSTAKDQGDGWISLRRDLFTTEWYWSSSNDNNKLNVVESFWENGQPENPEKGMCASVNLVATKDFSWKVARCCSKKKPICFNQTKYLIHLSDLTP from the exons ATGGCTGTCATATTGGCTGTTCTGATGACCATTTGCATGTTTAGCCCAG GGCTTTCAATAGACAGTCGTGGGACGAGTTTCATCACAGCATTCCCAGAGAATGTTgcctattattataaaaaatccTTCAATCAACTCAAGATCACTAGCCTGCATGAGTACACTGAGGTCACCGTCTATATGGGTGAAATGAGGAAGAAAGTCATCAACGAAAGTGGGAAAACTTGGATTTTAAATTTTACTAAGGACTTTGAGGAATACCGGTTAACATCTTCCAATATGTCTGTCAGAATCACCAGCGATAAAAATATCACAGTGCTTTCTGTCTCTGGGTGGTGGGGGAGATTCCAGTCTCATGTTGTCCAGCCTGACCAAAATCTTGGAACAGCTTATCAGGTCCCCACTCTCAATTATACTAAGCTAGTCGCATCCTTTAGTGATGTGACAAATACAGAGGTGAGGTACAACTCTTTTAGGTTGCTCGTTATCAATGCAGAGAACAAAGACAACAATGTCACCTTCAAAAGGGTAAAAGAAAGCGGTGAGGAAATTGAAAATACAACAACCCTTGAGCCTTACGATATTTTCCAGCTTCGGAGTAATGGTGAGGTGAAAGAAATCAAAGCGACGTCCAAAGTGGCTGTGCTGCTGACCCATCCATGCGTTATCACCCAAAATCCCTGCTCATGCAACATGGTGTTGCATCAGCTTCACCACTCAAATATAACAGGGAACCAAGATGGTAAAGAGACTTTCTATCTGCCCTTCACCTCTAATATCCTACAGCTGCTACTAACAACAAGTCAGACCGTCAATATCAATAATGGTTCTATGTTTAGTGTTGAGATTCAAGGGCCAGTTTCATCAGACATCCTGCCATCATTCCCAATTATCAGTATGGGTTTTATGTATAATATAGATAAGCCTGTTTCCCTCCAGTTAATTAGCCCTGGACTCATTCTGGACCTCATTCCAAAAAGCAAGTTCGCTGCCTGCTTCCTTGTACATCATCATCCTTCAGGCAGTGGGGCCTTGGTGATTGCAAACAAATCCGAACAAGATGGTGTGCGAAAAAACCAACAACCTTTGAGTTCAGACTGGAAAGATATGGGTGGCTCAGAGTCACAGTTCTCTTGGACTGTATTGCATTTAACAGAATCAAGCACTATCTGGCATATTACCTCAAAGATTGCAGTGTATATGATAGATCGTTGGAATTCAGATGGAAACATGCCTGTCTATGGAAGTTCAGCTATAACCATAAATGCAGATCCag ATCCCAATGGCTGTATGGTGACTCCTGAGATGTATATAGTTGGTACCGATGAAATGAGCTGGTCAAAGTCCCATCAGTATTGCTTTAATAAATTTGATCAGTTTGCCAGGGTCATCTCTACTGAGAACAAGACTAAGTTTGTCACGAACATGACCATGCTCTCGACAGCCAAAGATCAAGGGGACGGGTGGATCAGTCTGCGCCGTGACCTGTTCACTACAGAGTGGTACTGGAGCAGCAGTAATgacaataacaaattaaatgtgGTCGAGAGCTTTTGGGAAAATGGGCAGCCTGAGAATCCTGAGAAAGGCATGTGTGCCTCAGTGAACCTGGTTGCTACTAAGGACTTCAGTTGGAAGGTCGCACGCTGCTGTTCTAAAAAGAAACCGATCTGTTTTAACCAAACAAAATATCTTATTCATCTCTCAGATCTGACACCTTAA
- the LOC127656203 gene encoding IgGFc-binding protein-like isoform X1 translates to MSKIEMLSVVFFMSLLCQGLSVVSFGKEFITAFPENIAFYFPQDSRNALKITAFHNDTIVTVTFNFTDRNITLHSGQTNILNFPKDVEVCFFMSSQKSVKIVSNKIIVVLWISQRGDSVQTNVVQPTPNLGTRYSIAALNYNAMTASSIEESTLFAQNSLRYGSVRLIIINAMNITNTISVQIVSTNGQKDNNFTLSPYELYQFSTSGSATMVYSSNKVALLLTHPCAETTICGCNMVVSQILPMDMWGNEFVVPSLRNMSTAWLHVTSTTKDTDKNLIRTLIQSNSSELIPFPDLDVKSQYITAPNNVSLRLISPGIIIELIPVTMFGACFLVQFNSTQGEAFVIAEDRDKHNVHIDNGLLSTSVWRNISKSNYSTKSVPLDGTHIIWHPTSKIGVYMFERMVSGIVYGGPAILLNEQPDHDGCVAEGVEFITATDLMTWPESHQYCLNGSYQMFSPTNKMAQDKMTMWLQKNANQEDIWIGLRRSLLTEEWYWQIGNESVRNVNYTLWADGHPVEPQNALCASVSPQAGRNFFWKSVRCCFKLRPVCFKSATYFNEITFEMVDFNISAV, encoded by the exons ATGAGTAAAATAGAGATGCTGTCTGttgtatttttcatgtcattgcTTTGTCAGG GGCTGTCAGTGGTGAGCTTTGGGAAAGAATTCATCACAGCATTTCCTGAGAACATTGCCTTCTACTTTCCACAAGACTCCAGGAATGCTCTCAAAATCACTGCTTTCCATAATGACACCATCGTCACGGTCACCTTCAACTTCACAGATAGAAATATTACACTGCATTCAGGGCAGACTAATATTTTAAATTTTCCAAAGGATGTTGAGGTATGTTTTTTCATGTCATCCCAAAAGTCTGTAAAAATTGTCAGCAATAAAATCATTGTGGTGCTTTGGATCAGTCAACGAGGAGATAGCGTGCAGACTAATGTTGTTCAGCCTACACCAAATCTGGGAACACGTTATTCTATCGCTGCTTTGAATTACAATGCAATGACTGCATCTTCGATTGAGGAGTCAACTCTGTTTGCGCAGAACAGCTTGAGATATGGTTCAGTCAGGCTGATTATTATCAATGCAATGAACATAACAAACACCATCTCTGTCCAAATTGTCAGCACGAATGGTCAGAAAGATAATAACTTTACACTCAGCCCTTACGAACTTTACCAGTTTTCTACCAGTGGATCAGCGACAATGGTATACAGTAGTAATAAAGTGGCTTTACTGCTGACGCACCCATGTGCAGAAACAACAATATGTGGATGCAACATGGTGGTGAGCCAGATTCTACCTATGGATATGTGGGGTAATGAATTTGTTGTGCCATCATTGAGGAACATGAGCACAGCTTGGCTACATGTTACATCCACAACTAAAGATACTGACAAAAATCTGATTCGAACACTTATTCAGTCTAATTCTTCAGAGCTAATACCCTTCCCAGACCTTGATGTGAAATCCCAATACATTACTGCACCAAACAATGTGTCCCTCAGGCTTATCAGTCCAGGCATCATCATTGAACTGATCCCAGTTACCATGTTTGGTGCCTGCTTCCTGGTGCAGTTCAACTCCACACAAGGTGAGGCTTTTGTGATTGCTGAAGACAGAGATAAGCATAATGTGCATATCGACAATGGCTTACTTTCAACGTCTGTCTGGAGAAACATTTCCAAATCAAATTACTCCACAAAATCAGTGCCCCTTGATGGCACACATATTATCTGGCATCCAACCTCAAAGATCGGAGTGTACATGTTTGAGAGGATGGTGAGCGGAATTGTTTATGGAGGCCCAGCTATACTTTTAAATGAACAGCCAG ACCATGATGGCTGTGTGGCAGAAGGTGTAGAGTTTATAACTGCTACTGATCTCATGACATGGCCTGAGTCCCATCAATACTGCTTGAATGGAAGTTACCAAATGTTCAGCCCAACCAACAAGATGGCCCAGGATAAGATGACCATGTGGCTCCAAAAAAATGCAAATCAGGAGGATATCTGGATAGGACTGCGGCGCAGTCTGTTAACAGAAGAGTGGTACTGGCAAATTGGCAATGAGAGCGTTCGCAACGTGAACTATACGCTGTGGGCCGATGGGCACCCAGTGGAGCCTCAAAATGCTTTGTGTGCTTCTGTATCACCCCAAGCTGGCAGGAATTTCTTCTGGAAGAGTGTGCGCTGTTGCTTTAAATTAAGGCCTGTCTGCTTCAAAAGTGCCACATACTTCaatgaaattacatttgaaatggtTGATTTTAACATTTCAGCTGTTTAA